One window from the genome of Saccharomyces mikatae IFO 1815 strain IFO1815 genome assembly, chromosome: 2 encodes:
- the PCA1 gene encoding cation-transporting P-type ATPase PCA1 (similar to Saccharomyces cerevisiae PCA1 (YBR295W)), translated as MSPKKLHVGLRASDDECRGVHTQKDSIDTMHDNREKCCGSYIEMHSNDDPRLSPDSLYTNQVKQAPREYLNECKGMCYESEKKIETVLETPSCREIAQADPNCSQKSCTDECCLESSSIIAEVTDNCEEKCCEEQSISSFEVVLSDCESHQPVDSTIEVPDCKPDTSSQYLAKDGCFFESRNPISKKRKCGVSGIKTDITSKSECCNISCVERLASRGCTKKISGNKTDFENYSRCAKETSSEKYSSERYFEIYNRYSSILKALGCICNYLRALGEESCCHPKISFCNSGETSMKSKYSYRKSSVFPIKKKLEKDDKSSSNHKIVPASSICSSSCCNENRVSAVTSAIYRHSSEERTRIDSVKPIREVDLLNVETGSTGNEHVVLSVSGMTCTGCETKLKRSFAALECVRNLKTSLILSQAEFDLNLAQGSVKDIIRHLKRTTEFKYEQISNRGCTIDITVPHPANAFMNNEWPQGVTEMETIEKNIVRVYFDPKIIGARDLINKGWNVPVNLASPSAHPTVEAGRKHLVRVGFTTILSVILTVPILVMAWAPHLREKVSTMSVSLGLATIIQCVIAGPFYLNALKSLLFSRLIEMDLLIVLSTSAAYIFSIVSFVYFAAGHPLPTEQFFETSSLLVTLIMVGRFVSELARHRAVSSISVRSLQVSSAIILDESGNETKIDIRLLQHGDIFKVVPDSRIPTDGTVISGSSEVDEATITGESMPVPKTCQSTVVAGSLNITGTLFVKLTKLPANNTINIIATMVDEAKLTKPKIQNIADQIASYFVPLIIGITVVTFCVWVGIGINVKKQSRSDSVIQAIIYAITVLIVSCPCAIGLAVPMVFVIANGVAAKRGVIFKSADSIEAAHNTSHVIFDKTGTLTEGKLTVVHEIMKDDNLDAQSQLLGLIEGIKHPVSIAVASYLKEQKVRARRVHDTKALTGKGVEGTSHSGSKLQGGNSRWIGNSDDPDVQKFLEQGYTVFCFSVDGSLTAIYALEDSLRADALATVNSLRQRGISIHILSGDDDGAVRSLAARLAIESSNIRSHATPAEKGEYIKRILEGVNSESSPQSERPVVVFCGDGTNDAIALTQATIGVHINQGSEVSQLAADVVMLKPKLINILIMMTVSRKAMFRVKLNFMWSFTYNLFAILLAAGAFVNFHIPPEYAGLGELVSILPVILVATLLRYASI; from the coding sequence ATGTCACCGAAGAAACTTCATGTTGGCTTGAGGGCTAGCGATGACGAGTGCAGAGGAGTACATACTCAGAAGGATTCCATAGATACTATGCATGATAACAGAGAGAAGTGTTGTGGTAGCTATATAGAAATGCACTCTAATGACGATCCGAGACTCTCTCCTGATAGTCTCTACACTAATCAGGTCAAACAGGCCCCTCGAGAATACTTAAACGAGTGTAAAGGAATGTGCTATGAGagtgaaaagaagattgagACTGTATTAGAAACACCGAGCTGTCGTGAGATTGCTCAAGCAGACCCTAACTGTTCGCAAAAGTCTTGTACTGATGAGTGCTGTCTTGAGAGTTCTTCAATAATAGCTGAGGTTACCGACAACTGCGAAGAAAAATGTTGCGAAGAACAATCGATAAGTAGCTTTGAAGTGGTTTTAAGTGATTGCGAGAGTCATCAGCCTGTTGATAGTACTATTGAAGTACCTGATTGTAAGCCTGATACTTCCAGTCAATATCTAGCGAAGGATGGCTGTTTCTTTGAATCGAGAAATCCTatttccaagaaaagaaaatgtggAGTCAGTGGAATCAAAACTGACATTACAAGTAAATCTGAATGCTGCAACATCTCGTGTGTCGAACGCCTTGCATCTCGTGGCTGtacgaaaaaaatttctggtAACAAGACTGATTTTGAGAATTATAGCAGGTGTGCTAAAGAAACTTCAAGCGAGAAATACTCTAGTGAGCGCTATTTCGAGATATATAATCGTTATTCTTCAATCTTGAAAGCTTTAGGTTGTATTTGCAACTATTTGCGTGCTTTGGGAGAGGAATCTTGCTGTCATCCAAAGATCAGTTTTTGCAACAGTGGGGAAACTTCtatgaaatcaaaatacTCATACCGTAAGAGTTCTGTATTtccaataaagaaaaaacttgaaaaagacGACAAAAGTTCGAGTAATCATAAAATCGTCCCGGCAAGTTCTATTTGTTCCAGTAGCTGCTGCAATGAAAACAGAGTCTCCGCTGTTACTTCAGCTATTTACCGTCACTCTTCAGAAGAGAGGACACGAATCGATTCCGTAAAACCGATTCGGGAAGTGGATCTTCTTAACGTTGAAACAGGATCCACCGGTAACGAGCACGTCGTTCTTAGTGTGTCAGGTATGACATGTACTGGCTGTGAAACCAAGCTCAAGAGATCATTTGCTGCACTTGAATGTGTTCGCAATTTGAAAACCAGTTTGATATTATCACAAGCTGAATTTGATCTAAACCTTGCTCAGGGATCTGTGAAGGATATTATTAGGCACTTGAAGAGAACTACAGAATTCAAGTATGAACAGATTTCAAACCGCGGTTGTACTATAGATATTACTGTACCTCATCCAGCAAATGCTTTCATGAACAATGAATGGCCACAAGGAGTCACAGAAATGGAAACTATTGAGAAGAATATCGTTCGTGTGTACTTCGATCCCAAGATTATAGGTGCTAGAGACCTTATCAATAAAGGATGGAATGTGCCTGTTAATCTAGCTTCTCCTAGTGCACACCCAACCGTTGAAGCAGGGAGAAAGCACTTAGTCCGTGTGGGCTTCACCACCATACTATCTGTAATATTGACGGTTCCCATTCTTGTGATGGCTTGGGCTCCACATCTTCGTGAAAAAGTCTCAACTATGTCCGTGTCGTTGGGACTAGCAACTATCATTCAGTGTGTTATTGCGGGACCGTTCTACTTGAATGCTCTGAAGAGCTTGTTATTTTCCAGACTTATCGAAATGGATCTATTGATTGTTTTAAGTACTAGTGCAGCCTACATTTTTTCGATTGTATCATTTGTATACTTTGCTGCAGGTCATCCATTACCTACCGAGCagttttttgaaactaGTTCTTTGCTTGTAACCCTAATCATGGTTGGCCGCTTTGTGAGTGAGCTAGCCAGACATAGGGCTGTGAGTTCAATATCAGTACGTTCTTTACAGGTCTCTTCTGCTATTATACTTGATGAAAGTGGCAACGAgacaaaaattgatatcCGGCTTCTCCAACATGGCGATATTTTTAAGGTTGTCCCTGACTCACGAATTCCAACTGACGGAACAGTTATTTCTGGCTCTTCTGAAGTCGACGAAGCAACGATTACAGGCGAATCAATGCCTGTCCCAAAAACTTGCCAATCCACTGTTGTTGCTGGATCACTAAATATCACTGGCACGTTGTTTGTGAAGCTAACTAAGCTTCCAGCAAACAATACTATTAACATCATAGCCACGATGGTTGATGAAGCAAAACTAACTAAGCCAAAGATCCAAAATATCGCTGATCAAATTGCAAGTTATTTTGTCCCGCTTATTATTGGAATCACTGTTGTCACCTTTTGTGTTTGGGTGGGAATTGGAATCAATGTTAAGAAGCAATCCCGTTCTGATTCCGTAATCCAGGCTATAATATATGCCATTACTGTACTCATAGTTTCTTGTCCTTGTGCAATCGGGCTAGCAGTTCCTATGGTATTTGTTATTGCGAATGGAGTCGCTGCAAAAAGAGGAGTAATCTTCAAGTCGGCTGATAGCATAGAGGCCGCTCACAACACTTCACATgtcatttttgataaaacGGGTACTTTAACTGAAGGAAAACTTACCGTTGTACATGAAATCATGAAGGATGATAATCTCGATGCCCAATCTCAATTACTTGGATTGATCGAGGGCATTAAACACCCAGTATCTATCGCAGTAGCGTCATATCTTAAAGAACAGAAGGTGCGCGCCCGTCGTGTCCATGATACGAAAGCTTTGACTGGTAAGGGGGTAGAAGGGACGTCCCATTCTGGTTCGAAGCTTCAAGGAGGAAACAGTCGTTGGATTGGTAATAGTGATGATCCTGATGTCCAAAAATTCCTGGAACAAGGATATacagttttttgttttagtGTAGACGGTTCACTCACTGCTATCTATGCTCTAGAAGACTCTTTACGAGCAGATGCTCTCGCAACAGTCAATTCCTTGCGCCAAAGAGGTATCTCAATCCACATTTTGTCAGGAGACGATGATGGAGCTGTTCGTTCGCTGGCTGCTCGTCTTGCAATTGAGAGCTCCAATATTCGTTCTCACGCAACACCTGCAGAAAAGGGAGAATATATTAAGCGTATTCTCGAAGGCGTAAATTCTGAGAGTTCTCCACAGTCAGAAAGACCAGTGGTTGTTTTTTGTGGCGACGGTACGAACGATGCAATCGCTTTGACCCAAGCCACGATTGGTGTTCATATCAACCAAGGGAGTGAGGTTTCCCAGCTAGCCGCTGACGTCGTTATGCTGAAACCAAAACTTATCAATATCCTGATTATGATGACTGTAAGTCGGAAAGCGATGTTTAGGGTCAAACTGAATTTTATGTGGAGTTTTACTTACAACTTGTTTGCCATTCTTTTGGCAGCTGGAGCCTTTGTTAACTTTCATATTCCACCAGAGTATGCAGGTTTGGGGGAACTTGTTAGTATCCTTCCTGTAATCCTTGTAGCCACTCTTTTACGTTATGCAAGTATTTAG
- the PHO89 gene encoding Pho89p (similar to Saccharomyces cerevisiae PHO89 (YBR296C)), protein MALHQFDYIFAIAMLFAFLDAFNIGANDVANSFASAISSRSLKYWQAMILAGLCEFLGAVLAGARVSGTIKNNIIDSSIFTNDPAVLMLTMTSALIGSSCWLTFATAIGMPVSTTHSIVGGTIGAGIAAGGANGVVWGWDGVSQIIASWFIAPILAGVIAAIVFSISRFSVLEIKSLERSIKNALLLVGLLVFATFSILTMLIVWKGSPNLHLDNLSETETAVSIVLTGAIASIIYFIFFYPFYRRKVLDEDWTLRLVDIFRGPSFYFKSTDDIPPMPEGHQLTIDYYEGRRDLGTTVDVEDVENKVSSTSNDSVKNKEEIQEVDLVRTDTELETKLPTKKYWWSLLKKGPKKWPLLFWLVISHGWTQDVIHAQVNDTDMLSGDLKGMYKRSKFYDNRVEYIYSVLQAITAATMSFAHGANDVANATGPLSAVYEIWRTNTTGAKSEVPVWVLAYGGAALVIGCWTYGYNIIKNLGNKMILQSPSRGFSIELAAAITTVMATQLGIPTSTTQIAVGGIVAVGLCNKDVKSVNWRMVAWCYSGWFLTLPIAGLIAGIINGIILNAPHFGGEYKMT, encoded by the coding sequence atggCATTACATCAGTTCGATTATATTTTTGCAATAGCCATGTTATTTGCATTTTTGGATGCTTTTAATATTGGAGCAAATGACGTTGCAAACTCGTTTGCTTCGGCGATTTCATCGAGGTCTCTGAAGTACTGGCAAGCCATGATTTTGGCAGGACTTTGTGAGTTCCTGGGCGCTGTTTTGGCAGGTGCCAGGGTTTCTGGTACTATCAAAAACAACATAATAGATTCCTCTATTTTTACTAATGATCCTGCAGTTTTGATGCTCACTATGACTAGTGCTTTGATCGGATCATCATGCTGGCTAACGTTTGCCACTGCAATCGGAATGCCTGTTTCTACGACACACTCGATTGTTGGCGGCACAATTGGTGCTGGTATCGCAGCTGGTGGGGCTAATGGTGTTGTTTGGGGCTGGGATGGTGTTTCTCAGATTATTGCATCATGGTTCATCGCTCCAATTCTAGCAGGTGTCATTGCAGCTATAGTTTTTTCGATTTCCAGATTTTCTGTCCTTGAAATAAAATCTTTGGAAAGATCGATTAAGAATGCTTTACTATTGGTTGGACTTTTGGTCTTCGCCACTTTTTCGATCTTGACGATGCTGATTGTTTGGAAGGGCTCTCCAAATTTACATCTGGACAATTTATCCGAAACAGAAACTGCGGTGTCGATCGTCCTTACTGGAGCGATTGCTTCGATAATttacttcatttttttctaccCATTTTACAGAAGAAAGGTCTTGGATGAAGATTGGACATTGAGGTTGGTTGATATTTTTAGAGGTCCATCTTTTTACTTTAAGTCCACGGATGACATTCCACCAATGCCAGAAGGTCATCAACTAACAATTGATTATTATGAAGGTAGAAGAGATCTTGGAACAACCGTTGATGTTGAGGACGTAGAGAATAAGGTATCCAGTACCTCTAATGATTCCgttaaaaacaaagaagagattCAGGAAGTCGATCTTGTTAGAACGGACACTGAACTAGAAACTAAACTGCCAACTAAAAAATACTGGTGGTCgttattaaaaaaagggCCTAAGAAGTGGCCGCTGTTGTTTTGGTTAGTTATTTCCCATGGTTGGACACAAGATGTGATTCATGCTCAAGTTAATGACACGGATATGCTATCTGGCGACCTGAAAGGTATGTACAAAAGATCCAAATTTTATGACAATAGAGTAGAATATATCTACTCTGTTCTTCAAGCTATTACAGCAGCCACCATGTCTTTTGCCCATGGAGCTAATGACGTGGCCAATGCTACTGGACCTTTATCTGCAGTTTATGAGATTTGGAGAACAAATACCACTGGAGCAAAGTCTGAGGTTCCTGTGTGGGTTTTGGCCTATGGTGGTGCAGCTTTAGTGATTGGCTGTTGGACTTATGGTTacaatattatcaaaaatcTAGGTAATAAGATGATTTTACAATCACCCTCAAGAGGTTTCTCGATAGAATTAGCTGCAGCTATTACAACTGTTATGGCCACCCAATTAGGTATCCCTACTTCAACAACACAAATTGCAGTCGGTGGTATTGTTGCTGTTGGTTTGTGTAATAAGGATGTTAAATCAGTTAATTGGAGAATGGTTGCCTGGTGTTATTCTGGTTGGTTTCTAACTTTACCCATTGCTGGATTAATTGCTGGTATCATAAACGGTATTATTTTAAATGCTCCCCATTTTGGTGgagaatataaaatgacatGA